In the genome of Pelobacter seleniigenes DSM 18267, one region contains:
- a CDS encoding 4Fe-4S dicluster domain-containing protein encodes MARYVIVMDTRRCIGCHSCTVACKVHNELPTDMVYNPVVQDGPHGTFPNLHSRFLPLICMHCDNSPCVDACPTGASVQRADGIVHVEDKKCVGCLSCVMACPYGARYHNHETGAVNKCNFCMDRVDQGMVPHCVATCHQKARIFGDLDDETSEVYRLIKENQYIQLLPELNTEPAVYYLI; translated from the coding sequence ATGGCTCGCTACGTCATTGTCATGGATACCCGGCGCTGTATTGGTTGTCACTCCTGTACTGTCGCCTGCAAGGTTCATAATGAACTGCCGACCGATATGGTTTACAACCCGGTTGTGCAGGATGGCCCCCATGGGACCTTTCCTAATCTGCACTCACGGTTTCTGCCGCTGATCTGCATGCACTGTGATAATTCTCCCTGTGTCGATGCCTGTCCGACGGGGGCCTCTGTCCAGCGTGCCGACGGGATCGTTCATGTTGAGGACAAAAAATGCGTTGGCTGTTTGTCCTGTGTCATGGCTTGCCCCTACGGCGCTCGTTACCATAACCACGAAACGGGTGCGGTCAACAAGTGTAATTTCTGCATGGACCGGGTTGACCAGGGAATGGTTCCGCACTGCGTAGCGACCTGTCATCAGAAAGCCCGGATCTTTGGTGATCTGGACGATGAAACCAGTGAAGTCTACAGGCTGATTAAAGAGAACCAGTATATTCA
- a CDS encoding MBL fold metallo-hydrolase, whose product MNNEITILGTSAGPGVPSFFCDCCACREARQNPDLTRTRSGALLRSGLQCALIDCSPDLRSQLVREQIVRIDAIFLTHWHFDHFGGLGELEYYVKLDRKEPIPFYLPPSAVSRFSEAFPDIQEIFAVTPWQFYQPCRFADFTLTPLPARHGIETAGFLIESGQRKLAYFPDTAGLDDTPQKLLGNLDWFVCDATFSHENWFPDSHMSLAQTIALGNHLGAQETVLTHLAMHYSQPVTTSDLNSLIAAEPQVRLATDGLTFEFEPISEGV is encoded by the coding sequence ATGAACAATGAAATAACCATTCTCGGCACCAGTGCCGGACCAGGCGTACCTTCTTTTTTCTGCGACTGTTGTGCCTGTCGGGAAGCAAGGCAGAATCCGGACCTGACCAGAACCCGTAGCGGCGCGTTGCTGCGCTCCGGGCTCCAGTGTGCCTTGATCGATTGTTCTCCGGACCTGCGCAGCCAACTGGTGCGGGAACAGATCGTCCGCATCGATGCGATTTTTCTGACCCATTGGCATTTTGATCACTTCGGCGGTCTGGGCGAACTGGAATATTATGTCAAACTCGACCGCAAAGAGCCGATCCCCTTCTATCTGCCGCCAAGCGCGGTCAGCAGATTCTCCGAGGCTTTTCCCGACATTCAGGAGATCTTTGCGGTCACCCCCTGGCAATTTTACCAGCCCTGTCGTTTTGCCGATTTCACGCTGACCCCCCTGCCGGCACGGCATGGTATTGAAACCGCCGGTTTTCTGATCGAAAGCGGGCAACGCAAACTGGCGTACTTCCCTGACACCGCTGGTCTAGATGATACACCCCAAAAGCTGCTGGGCAACCTCGACTGGTTCGTCTGCGATGCCACGTTCAGCCACGAAAACTGGTTTCCGGACAGCCATATGTCGCTGGCGCAGACGATCGCTCTCGGCAATCATCTTGGCGCCCAAGAAACCGTCCTGACCCATTTGGCCATGCATTACAGTCAACCGGTCACCACCAGCGATTTAAACAGCCTGATCGCTGCCGAGCCTCAGGTCCGGCTGGCGACCGATGGCTTAACCTTTGAGTTTGAGCCGATAAGCGAGGGCGTATGA
- a CDS encoding sigma-54 interaction domain-containing protein gives MDLKEQISDILGAQILFAHAGREKLTKERWQAILRCKEDFFNNRMDDPSQNPCMDQEVAASWMRSRKLGVNPHKVATIPCTDKLSPVQDKHHQLIDVTSSLIDPFKKQMTDCGYLFYLFDKSGLILLHEGVWAEEPEILATGSRIGILADEKNEGTSAHELCFRLKRPVQLLGPENYCIPLQNRIASAAPIMEADGNVGAALVILSPPLIDSLDDDNINHLYLHTLGLIASLASSVETKLKLINTGREFEKACHDIDRLKDNLQTAKEKMVSVHKTLTASFAFIDEGMVAVDKNGRILQINNEAIRIFKVRPEDIGNRNISEFLSPESSIMERSAKGDNFTLEECVKVGNNKAKAYRISARPVLNQYTKKLDVVILKFISCEKLTNQLSNRTGRTATYTFEDILGQSPEIKNAIGQARRFAESPENILLIGESGTGKELFAHSIHNTYRPNGPFMAVNCAALPRELVGSELFGYEGGSFTGAERCGKAGKIELSHGGTLFLDEIGDMPLEHQAILLRTLQDKKVMRVGGNRYKEVDFRLLAATNKDLMKMVEEKTFREDLYYRISVLTVYIPSLRERQRDVSMLAHVFVQNYCQRQNWEVPEISPEVDRIINEYRWPGNIRQLQNAMHHAINTASGKRIEPHNLPRYVLMDSSPVKAEEIARFGGFGNDTLCLKNIEKAAIEAALLRANNCIPTAAEMVGLSRSTLYRKLKEYKIEVV, from the coding sequence ATGGATTTGAAAGAACAGATTTCTGATATCCTGGGAGCGCAGATTCTTTTTGCTCACGCCGGCAGGGAAAAACTGACCAAAGAGCGATGGCAGGCGATTCTGCGTTGCAAGGAGGACTTCTTCAACAACCGCATGGATGATCCCAGTCAGAACCCCTGCATGGATCAGGAGGTCGCCGCTTCGTGGATGCGTTCCCGCAAGCTCGGCGTCAATCCGCATAAAGTTGCAACCATTCCCTGTACAGACAAACTCTCCCCGGTGCAGGACAAGCATCATCAGCTTATCGACGTCACCAGTTCCCTGATTGATCCCTTTAAAAAGCAGATGACCGATTGCGGTTATCTTTTTTACCTGTTCGATAAGTCAGGGCTGATCCTTCTTCATGAAGGGGTCTGGGCGGAAGAGCCGGAAATCCTGGCGACCGGGTCGCGCATCGGCATACTGGCCGATGAAAAGAACGAGGGCACTTCGGCTCATGAACTGTGTTTTCGTCTGAAACGGCCGGTCCAGTTGCTGGGGCCGGAAAATTACTGTATCCCGCTGCAAAACCGCATTGCCTCCGCAGCGCCGATCATGGAGGCGGACGGAAATGTCGGGGCGGCTCTGGTGATCTTGAGTCCGCCCCTGATCGACTCTTTGGACGACGACAATATCAACCATCTGTATCTGCATACCCTTGGTTTGATTGCGTCCCTGGCGTCTTCGGTTGAGACCAAGCTGAAGCTGATCAATACCGGCCGGGAATTCGAGAAAGCCTGTCATGATATCGATCGCTTGAAAGACAATCTGCAGACCGCCAAGGAGAAGATGGTCAGTGTCCACAAAACCCTGACCGCGTCCTTCGCTTTTATTGACGAAGGGATGGTGGCGGTCGATAAAAACGGCCGGATTCTGCAGATCAATAACGAAGCGATTCGGATCTTCAAGGTGCGGCCGGAAGATATCGGCAATCGTAACATCAGCGAATTTTTAAGTCCGGAATCCTCCATCATGGAGCGCTCCGCCAAGGGTGATAATTTCACCTTGGAGGAGTGCGTCAAAGTCGGCAATAACAAGGCCAAAGCCTACCGTATTTCGGCACGGCCGGTATTGAATCAATATACCAAGAAGCTGGACGTGGTCATTCTGAAGTTTATCAGCTGTGAAAAATTGACCAACCAGCTGAGCAACCGGACGGGGCGCACCGCGACCTATACTTTTGAGGATATCCTCGGGCAAAGCCCGGAAATTAAAAATGCGATTGGCCAGGCTCGGCGCTTTGCCGAATCACCGGAAAATATCCTACTGATCGGTGAAAGCGGCACCGGCAAAGAGTTGTTTGCCCATTCGATTCATAACACCTATCGTCCCAACGGACCGTTTATGGCCGTCAACTGCGCGGCCCTGCCGCGGGAGCTGGTTGGCAGTGAGTTATTCGGCTATGAAGGGGGCAGTTTTACCGGGGCCGAGCGCTGCGGCAAGGCCGGTAAGATTGAATTATCCCATGGTGGCACCCTGTTCCTGGATGAAATCGGCGATATGCCTTTAGAACATCAGGCTATTTTGCTGCGCACGCTGCAGGACAAAAAGGTCATGCGGGTCGGTGGCAACCGCTATAAGGAAGTCGACTTCCGGCTGCTTGCGGCCACCAATAAAGATCTGATGAAAATGGTTGAAGAGAAGACTTTCCGTGAAGACCTTTATTATCGGATTTCGGTGCTGACCGTTTATATCCCTTCCCTGCGCGAACGGCAGCGGGATGTTTCCATGCTGGCCCATGTGTTTGTCCAGAATTATTGTCAGCGGCAAAATTGGGAGGTTCCTGAAATCAGCCCGGAAGTCGATAGGATCATCAATGAATACCGCTGGCCGGGCAATATCCGCCAGCTTCAGAACGCCATGCATCATGCCATCAATACGGCCTCCGGGAAAAGGATCGAACCGCATAATCTGCCGCGCTATGTCCTGATGGACTCCAGTCCGGTCAAAGCCGAGGAAATCGCTCGTTTCGGTGGTTTCGGCAACGATACGCTCTGTTTGAAAAATATTGAAAAGGCTGCTATCGAAGCGGCTTTACTGCGTGCCAACAACTGTATTCCGACGGCTGCGGAAATGGTCGGTCTGAGCCGTTCGACCCTGTATCGAAAACTCAAGGAGTATAAAATCGAGGTGGTTTAG
- a CDS encoding GNAT family N-acetyltransferase produces MAYEIKLADNDDELPLQEIMLASDMDLVGDIEDHVIIRDATRLYGGALLYQLDHDLFHLLTIAVNGSQRSAGLGSRLLQRLLHEPWQYCYGGSKPDTAHFRVTTVARGSSRNFYLKNGFSTCSFRELQQPFASQCQSCPDDSSCQSAAMIFVHDNSTTTGTA; encoded by the coding sequence ATGGCTTATGAAATAAAACTGGCTGACAACGATGACGAACTCCCTCTTCAGGAGATAATGCTTGCCAGCGACATGGATCTGGTCGGCGATATCGAAGACCACGTCATCATCCGTGATGCAACCAGACTGTACGGCGGCGCGTTGCTCTATCAGTTGGACCATGACCTGTTCCATCTGCTGACCATTGCGGTCAACGGCAGTCAACGGAGTGCCGGCCTCGGCAGCCGACTGCTGCAGAGGCTACTGCACGAACCCTGGCAATACTGCTACGGCGGCAGCAAACCGGACACCGCCCACTTTCGGGTCACCACCGTGGCCCGGGGCAGCAGTCGAAACTTTTATTTGAAAAACGGCTTTTCAACCTGCTCCTTCAGGGAGCTGCAGCAGCCCTTTGCAAGCCAGTGTCAAAGCTGTCCGGACGACAGCAGCTGCCAGTCCGCAGCAATGATCTTTGTTCACGACAACAGCACAACAACGGGAACAGCATGA
- a CDS encoding molybdopterin-containing oxidoreductase family protein, translated as MSTKIDLDQEGVEVKKSACYFCHQNCGVLAYVKDNKVLKIEGDPEFPTNQGGLCCRGNIALKHLNHPDRVNYPLKRVGKKGEGKWEQIPWDQAISEIAAKLSSIREQFGAEAVATAGGTQRTDDWARRRFMNLFGSPNGFHNAHLCWIPTFMVETAIYGWCPFDLDLGMSRCIVLWGQNPGASGMPEAHHIHELQEKGLKVIVIDPRFTETAEKADLWLPLRPGSDLALALAWLHVIIYDGLFDQEFVTEYCEGFGELADHVAEFSPEWAAPLTWLTPEQIRAGAHMYAMNKPGNIQWGTSVDQIGRPAGATMHARALLRALTGNLDCPGADLLTGPSQDYLTDEELEGNQFLPEEQKAKQIGSDRFKLVTWPGYSKISELTKKTWGKAPTAEWMCEAHPPSVFRAIANSDPYPVKALLIAATNPLASYGETPVVLEALRKVEFMVACDYWITPSAMFADYIMPIAGALERPIITNSYGCADFMLASQRAIQPMFERRNDFNFWRDLGVALGQEENWPWKTVEEAYFSAIAPIGYDVENFDEFVERYRFHFPEREYYKYQRQGFATPSGKVELYSTTLKDLGYPPLPEYVGPTENEIDHPELAEKFPLVLTTGGGFMPFHHSEHYQIKDMRFIKHSPYLDINTRTAAEMDIHDGDWLWVETARGRMKQRANLTEAIHPKVIYTQRCWWFPEKDMRDIPLGGELGGALESNGNMLTSTADEHCDPYSGSWANRGLLCRVYKVDTKEVK; from the coding sequence ATGAGTACAAAAATCGATTTGGATCAAGAAGGCGTGGAAGTAAAAAAGTCGGCTTGTTATTTCTGCCATCAGAACTGCGGGGTGCTAGCCTACGTCAAAGACAATAAAGTTCTGAAAATTGAAGGTGATCCCGAATTCCCAACCAACCAGGGCGGACTCTGTTGCCGGGGGAATATCGCGCTTAAACACCTGAATCACCCAGATCGGGTCAACTATCCGTTAAAACGGGTCGGGAAAAAAGGTGAAGGCAAGTGGGAACAAATTCCCTGGGATCAGGCGATCTCGGAAATCGCCGCGAAACTGTCGAGCATTCGTGAACAGTTCGGCGCGGAAGCGGTGGCCACGGCCGGCGGAACCCAGCGTACGGATGACTGGGCGCGGCGGCGGTTTATGAACCTTTTCGGCAGCCCGAACGGTTTTCACAATGCTCATCTGTGCTGGATTCCGACCTTCATGGTCGAAACTGCAATTTATGGCTGGTGCCCCTTCGACCTCGACCTCGGCATGAGCCGCTGTATTGTCCTGTGGGGACAGAATCCCGGTGCTTCGGGAATGCCTGAGGCTCACCATATCCACGAGCTTCAGGAAAAGGGCTTGAAGGTTATTGTAATCGATCCGCGGTTCACTGAAACGGCAGAAAAAGCCGATCTGTGGTTGCCGCTGCGGCCCGGTTCCGACCTTGCCCTGGCGCTGGCCTGGCTGCATGTCATTATCTATGATGGCCTGTTTGATCAGGAATTCGTCACCGAATACTGTGAAGGTTTTGGCGAACTGGCGGATCATGTCGCCGAGTTCTCTCCGGAATGGGCGGCACCGTTGACCTGGCTGACTCCGGAGCAGATCCGGGCTGGCGCTCATATGTACGCTATGAACAAGCCCGGGAACATTCAGTGGGGAACCTCTGTCGACCAGATCGGCCGGCCGGCTGGCGCCACCATGCACGCTCGTGCGCTGCTGCGCGCCCTGACCGGGAACCTGGACTGCCCGGGAGCCGACCTGCTGACCGGGCCTTCGCAGGATTATCTGACCGACGAAGAGCTAGAAGGGAATCAGTTCCTGCCGGAGGAACAGAAAGCCAAACAGATCGGTTCCGACCGCTTTAAACTGGTGACCTGGCCGGGCTATTCCAAAATCTCTGAACTGACCAAAAAAACCTGGGGCAAGGCACCGACCGCAGAATGGATGTGCGAAGCCCACCCGCCATCAGTATTCCGGGCCATCGCGAATAGCGATCCCTACCCGGTCAAAGCCCTGCTGATTGCAGCGACCAACCCGCTCGCTTCCTACGGGGAGACCCCGGTGGTTCTGGAAGCACTGCGCAAGGTCGAGTTCATGGTGGCCTGTGACTACTGGATCACCCCTTCGGCAATGTTCGCTGATTACATTATGCCGATTGCCGGTGCTCTGGAACGACCGATTATTACCAACAGCTACGGTTGTGCCGACTTTATGCTGGCTTCGCAAAGGGCGATCCAGCCGATGTTCGAACGGCGCAACGATTTCAACTTCTGGCGTGATCTCGGCGTGGCCCTCGGGCAGGAAGAGAACTGGCCCTGGAAAACCGTCGAAGAAGCTTATTTCAGCGCTATCGCGCCGATCGGCTATGATGTCGAAAACTTTGATGAGTTCGTGGAGCGTTATCGTTTCCACTTCCCGGAGCGGGAATATTACAAATACCAACGGCAGGGCTTTGCAACACCATCCGGGAAGGTCGAACTTTATTCAACAACACTGAAAGACCTTGGTTATCCGCCCTTGCCGGAATACGTTGGTCCGACGGAGAATGAGATCGATCATCCGGAACTGGCTGAAAAATTCCCGCTGGTGCTCACCACGGGTGGCGGCTTCATGCCCTTCCACCATTCCGAACATTACCAGATCAAGGATATGCGTTTTATCAAGCACTCCCCCTATCTGGATATCAATACCCGGACCGCAGCGGAAATGGATATTCATGATGGCGACTGGCTCTGGGTTGAAACGGCACGTGGGCGTATGAAACAGCGGGCCAACCTGACCGAGGCGATTCATCCCAAGGTTATCTACACCCAGCGCTGCTGGTGGTTCCCGGAAAAAGATATGCGCGATATCCCGCTGGGCGGCGAACTTGGCGGTGCATTGGAGTCGAATGGAAACATGCTGACCAGTACCGCTGATGAGCATTGTGACCCCTATAGCGGGTCCTGGGCTAACCGCGGTCTGCTGTGTCGTGTCTACAAGGTTGACACTAAGGAGGTGAAATAA
- a CDS encoding flavin reductase family protein, with product MKISLGAEALAIPSPVWVVGSYGSNEQPNIMVVAWGAICCTTPPCISISVKKTRATYANIMDHGAFTISVPSRDHLVETDFAGMVSGITADKFSASGLTAAHSTVVNAPYVQDFPLILECQLLHMLDIGSHTQFIGQILDVKADEHTLGENGLPCAQKIDPLIGSACERAYYALGEYLEETRLLGGSLLEPQLEEEND from the coding sequence ATGAAGATATCTCTTGGAGCAGAAGCGCTGGCAATCCCCTCTCCGGTCTGGGTTGTCGGCAGTTACGGCAGCAATGAACAACCCAACATCATGGTTGTCGCCTGGGGAGCGATTTGCTGCACCACGCCACCTTGCATTTCCATTTCGGTAAAAAAGACCCGTGCCACTTACGCCAATATCATGGATCACGGAGCCTTTACCATCAGCGTTCCCTCCCGCGACCACCTGGTTGAAACCGACTTTGCCGGGATGGTATCAGGGATCACGGCCGATAAATTTTCCGCGAGCGGCCTGACCGCGGCGCACAGCACCGTGGTCAATGCTCCCTATGTGCAGGACTTTCCCCTGATTCTGGAATGCCAGCTGCTGCATATGCTCGACATCGGCTCGCATACCCAATTCATCGGGCAGATTCTGGATGTCAAAGCGGATGAACATACCCTTGGCGAGAACGGCCTCCCTTGCGCACAAAAAATCGATCCGCTGATCGGGAGTGCCTGCGAAAGAGCCTACTACGCCCTCGGTGAGTACCTGGAAGAAACCCGTTTGCTCGGTGGCAGTCTGTTGGAGCCACAGCTGGAAGAAGAGAATGATTGA